In a single window of the Gossypium hirsutum isolate 1008001.06 chromosome A13, Gossypium_hirsutum_v2.1, whole genome shotgun sequence genome:
- the LOC121212592 gene encoding probable sucrose-phosphate synthase 1, which yields MAGNDWINSYLEAILDVGPNLDDAKSSLLLRERGRFSPTRYFVEEVITGFDETDLHRSWVKAQATRSPQERNTRLENMCWRIWNLARQKKQLESQLAQRKAKRRLERERGRREATADMSEDLSEGEKGDIVSDVSAHGETNKGRLPRINSVDAMETWASQQKGKKLYIVLISLHGLIRGENMELGRDSDTGGQVKYVVELARALGSMPGVYRVDLLTRQVASLDVDWSYGEPTEMLTPRNSEDFMDEIGESSGAYIVRIPFGPKDKYIPKELLWPHIPEFVDGALSHIIQMSHVLGEQIGSGKPVWPVAIHGHYADAGDSAALLSGALNVPMLFTGHSLGRDKLEQLLKQGRLSKDEINTTYKIMRRIEAEELSLDASEIVITSTRQEIDEQWRLYDGFDPVLERKLRARIRRNVSCYGRFMPRMVIIPPGMEFHHIVPQDGDMDGEVEGNEEHPSSPDPPIWSEIMRFFSNPRKPMILALARPDPKKNITTLVKAFGECRPLRELANLTLIMGNRDGIDEMSSTNASVLLSVLKLIDKYDLYGQVAYPKHHKQFEVPDIYRLAAKTKGVFINPAFIEPFGLTLIEAAAHGLPIVATKNGGPVDIHRVLDNGLLVDPHDQQSIADALLKLVADKHLWARCRQNGLKNIHLFSWPEHCKTYLSRIASCKPRHPQWQRSDDGGESSETDSPSDSLRDIHDISLNLKFSMDGDRSGASGNDNTLDSEGNDRKSKLENAVLSWSKGVLKDQRKAGSGDRIDHGSSTGKFPALRRRKHIFVIAVDSDSNEDLLDAIRKVFEAVEKERIEGSIGFILSTYMTISEIQSFLVSGGLNANDFDAFICNSGSDLFYSTINPEDGPFVIDFYYHSHIEYRWGGEGLRKTLVRWAGSVTDRMEGNEEHIVTVAEHLSTNYCYTFEVKNAGRVPPVKELRKLLRIQALRCNVIYCRNGTRINVIPVLASRSQALRYLYVRWGIDLSKMVVFVGDSGDTDYEGLLGGVHKSIILKGICCNTSNQLLANRNYPLSDVMPVDSPNILQTSQDCTSTDVRESLENLLKS from the exons CTTGAGTCTCAGTTGGCCCAAAGAAAGGCTAAACGCCGTCTTGAACGTGAAAGAGGCCGTAGAGAAGCAACTGCTGATATGTCTGAAGACTTATCTGAAGGGGAGAAAGGAGATATTGTTAGTGATGTATCGGCTCACGGAGAGACCAACAAAGGCAGATTGCCTAGAATCAATTCTGTTGATGCAATGGAGACTTGGGCTAGTCAACAGAAGGGGAAAAAGCTATACATTGTACTAATAAG CCTTCATGGTCTAATTCGAGGTGAAAATATGGAGCTTGGTCGGGATTCTGATACCGGTGGTCAG GTTAAGTATGTTGTGGAACTTGCAAGGGCATTGGGTTCAATGCCGGGAGTTTATCGGGTTGATTTACTTACTAGGCAAGTTGCGTCACTGGATGTAGATTGGAGCTATGGTGAACCCACAGAGATGCTGACACCAAGAAATTCAGAAGATTTTATGGATGAGATCGGAGAGAGCAGCGGTGCGTATATTGTACGAATACCATTTGGTCCAAAGGATAAATATATTCCCAAAGAACTTCTGTGGCCTCACATCCCTGAATTTGTTGATGGTGCACTTAGCCACATAATACAGATGTCTCATGTTCTTGGTGAGCAAATTGGTAGCGGGAAACCAGTCTGGCCTGTTGCCATCCATGGACATTACGCAGATGCAGGCGACTCTGCTGCTCTTCTATCTGGTGCTTTAAATGTACCAATGCTTTTTACTGGCCACTCACTTGGACGAGATAAGTTGGAACAACTTTTAAAGCAGGGCCGCTTATCAAAGGATGAAATAAATACAACATACAAAATTATGCGTCGAATAGAGGCTGAAGAATTATCTCTTGATGCCTCTGAAATAGTCATAACCAGTACTAGACAGGAAATAGATGAACAATGGCGTTTATATGATGGTTTTGATCCAGTCCTGGAACGTAAACTGCGTGCAAGGATCAGACGTAATGTCAGCTGCTATGGAAGGTTCATGCCTCGCATGGTT ATAATTCCTCCTGGAATGGAATTCCATCATATTGTCCCACAAGATGGTGATATGGATGGTGAGGTAGAAGGAAATGAAGAACATCCATCTTCCCCTGATCCGCCTATCTGGTCCGAG ATAATGCGCTTCTTCAGCAATCCTCGGAAGCCTATGATACTTGCCCTTGCTAGGCCAGATCCCAAAAAGAACATCACTACGTTGGTCAAAGCTTTTGGTGAATGTCGTCCACTACGGGAGCTTGCAAACCTT ACGCTAATCATGGGAAACCGAGATGGAATTGATGAAATGTCAAGCACAAATGCTTCTGTTCTTCTCTCAGTGCTTAAGCTTATTGACAAATATGATCTTTACGGACAAGTGGCATATCCTAAACACCATAAACAGTTTGAGGTTCCTGATATCTACCGACTAGCAGCAAAGACAAAg GGTGTTTTCATCAATCCAGCTTTTATCGAACCGTTTGGGCTTACTTTGATCGAG GCTGCAGCTCATGGTTTGCCTATTGTTGCCACCAAAAATGGAGGTCCTGTTGACATACATCGG GTGCTTGACAATGGTCTTCTTGTTGATCCTCATGACCAGCAGTCTATTGCTGATGCTCTTCTGAAGCTTGTTGCAGACAAGCATCTCTGGGCAAGATGCCGTCAAAATGGTTTGAAGAACATTCACCTATTTTCATGGCCAGAGCACTGTAAAACTTACTTATCTCGAATTGCCAGTTGCAAACCAAGGCATCCACAGTGGCAAAGGAGTGATGATGGAGGTGAAAGTTCAGAAACAGATTCACCGAGTGATTCATTGAGAGATATACACGATATTTCTTTGAACCTAAAGTTTTCAATGGATGGAGATAGGAGTGGAGCTAGTGGAAATGATAATACTTTAGATTCCGAAGGGAATGACCGAAAGAGTAAGTTGGAGAATGCCGTTTTATCATGGTCAAAAGGTGTTTTAAAAGATCAAAGGAAAGCTGGATCCGGAGACAGAATTGACCATGGTTCCAGCACAGGTAAGTTTCCAGCATTAAGGAGGAGGAAACATATTTTTGTCATTGCTGTGGACTCCGACTCCAATGAAGACCTTCTTGATGCTATCAGAAAGGTTTTTGAGGCTGTCGAAAAGGAAAGGATTGAAGGCTCTATAGGTTTTATATTGTCAACATACATGACAATATCTGAGATACAGTCTTTTCTAGTCTCTGGAGGCTTGAACGCTAATGATTTTGATGCTTTCATCTGCAATAGCGGTAGTGATCTCTTCTATTCAACTATTAACCCTGAAGATGGTCCCTTTGTAATTGACTTCTATTACCACTCACACATCGAGTATCGTTGGGGTGGGGAAGGATTGAGAAAGACTTTGGTCCGTTGGGCTGGATCGGTTACTGATAGGATGGAAGGGAATGAGGAGCATATTGTCACTGTTGCTGAACACCTTTCAACCAATTACTGCTACacttttgaagtgaaaaatgCAGGAAGG GTTCCCCCTGTTAAAGAGCTCCGAAAGTTGCTGAGAATTCAAGCTCTCCGTTGTAATGTTATTTATTGTCGAAATGGAACCAGGATAAATGTTATTCCGGTTTTGGCATCTCGTTCTCAAGCCCTCAG GTATTTATACGTTCGGTGGGGCATCGACCTGTCGAAAATGGTGGTTTTTGTTGGAGATTCCGGGGACACAGATTATGAAGGTTTGCTTGGTGGGGTGCATAAAAGCATAATATTGAAAGGAATTTGCTGCAACACGAGCAATCAACTGCTCGCCAACAGAAATTATCCGCTCTCTGATGTCATGCCCGTCGACAGTCCCAACATTCTTCAGACATCTCAAGATTGCACGAGCACAGACGTTCGAGAATCCTTGGAGAATTTACTCAAAAGCTAA